Proteins encoded together in one Myxococcales bacterium window:
- a CDS encoding benzoyl-CoA-dihydrodiol lyase, which yields MAHDAATHPPVRFETHPDSYRHVVLSFPAVYGGDVAQIALDIKEEGGLRPGYPLKLNSYDLGVDIELADAVNRVRFEHPEVRAVVFSSAKDRIFCSGANIYMLGSSTHAFKVNFCKYTNETRLGLEELSTEGGVPTLAALNGTASGGGYELAIACDEIVLVEDGSSAVSYPEAPLLAVLPGTGGLTRLTDKRKIRRDLADAFSTVAEGVRGKRAVQWGLVDEAPPRAKFDEAVVRRVKALVARSTRRPAQPMKLGPLAPTRSADGTEYTYVTVALDRAARTAELTVRAPRGGEPTTPAELAAKGDAAWLVRAFRELDDALLDLRFNEPEIGVVAVKTEGSAEAVVAAERVLFEHASDGLVSEVRLLVKRALKRLDMTAKSLFCVAGPGSCFAGVLLELALASDRVFMKDEDGVFMQITRAQSGLFPMGNGLSRLESRFLGAPATVPRLLETTAPLATSDALAAGLVTFAPDDLDWDDELRIAFEERAAMSPDAMTGMEQNLRFGGPETLETKIFARLSAWQNWIFQRPNAVGEKGALTLYGRPERPEFNFHRT from the coding sequence ATGGCGCACGACGCTGCAACGCACCCGCCCGTTCGTTTCGAGACCCACCCCGACAGCTACCGCCACGTGGTGCTCTCGTTTCCCGCCGTGTACGGCGGCGACGTCGCGCAGATCGCGCTCGACATCAAGGAAGAGGGCGGGCTCCGACCGGGCTACCCGCTGAAGCTGAACTCGTACGACCTCGGCGTCGACATCGAGCTCGCCGACGCGGTGAACCGGGTGCGCTTCGAGCACCCGGAGGTGCGGGCCGTGGTGTTCTCGAGCGCGAAGGACCGCATCTTCTGCTCGGGGGCGAACATCTACATGCTGGGCAGCTCGACCCACGCGTTCAAGGTGAACTTCTGCAAGTACACGAACGAGACCCGGCTCGGCCTCGAGGAGCTGTCGACCGAGGGCGGTGTGCCGACGCTCGCCGCGCTGAACGGCACCGCGTCCGGTGGGGGCTACGAGCTCGCCATCGCGTGCGACGAGATCGTGCTCGTCGAGGACGGCTCGTCGGCGGTGAGCTACCCGGAGGCGCCGCTCCTCGCGGTGCTGCCGGGCACGGGCGGGCTCACGCGCCTCACCGACAAGCGCAAGATCCGGCGGGATCTGGCCGACGCGTTCTCCACCGTCGCCGAGGGCGTGCGGGGCAAGCGCGCCGTGCAGTGGGGTCTCGTGGACGAGGCGCCGCCCCGCGCGAAGTTCGACGAGGCGGTCGTGCGACGGGTGAAGGCGCTCGTCGCGCGCTCCACGCGCCGGCCCGCGCAGCCGATGAAGCTCGGGCCGCTCGCGCCCACGCGAAGCGCCGATGGCACCGAGTACACGTACGTGACGGTGGCGCTCGATCGCGCCGCGCGCACCGCCGAGCTCACCGTGCGGGCGCCCCGCGGCGGTGAGCCCACGACGCCCGCCGAGCTCGCGGCGAAGGGCGACGCCGCGTGGCTCGTGCGCGCGTTCCGCGAGCTCGACGACGCGCTGCTCGACCTCCGCTTCAACGAGCCGGAGATCGGCGTCGTGGCGGTGAAGACCGAGGGCTCGGCGGAGGCCGTGGTGGCGGCCGAGCGCGTGCTGTTCGAGCACGCGAGCGACGGGCTCGTGAGCGAGGTGCGCCTCCTCGTCAAGCGCGCGCTGAAGCGCCTCGACATGACGGCCAAGAGCCTCTTCTGCGTGGCCGGGCCCGGCTCCTGCTTCGCCGGCGTGCTCCTCGAGCTCGCCCTCGCGTCCGACCGCGTCTTCATGAAAGACGAGGACGGCGTGTTCATGCAGATTACACGTGCACAGAGCGGCCTCTTCCCTATGGGCAACGGCCTCTCGAGGCTCGAGTCTCGCTTCCTCGGCGCGCCGGCGACCGTGCCTCGGCTGCTCGAGACCACGGCGCCGCTCGCCACGAGCGACGCGCTAGCGGCGGGCCTCGTGACGTTCGCCCCCGACGACCTCGACTGGGACGACGAGCTCCGCATCGCCTTCGAGGAGCGCGCGGCCATGTCGCCCGACGCGATGACGGGCATGGAGCAGAACCTGCGCTTCGGCGGCCCCGAGACCCTGGAGACCAAGATCTTCGCGCGCCTCTCCGCATGGCAGAACTGGATCTTCCAGCGCCCCAACGCCGTGGGCGAGAAGGGCGCGCTCACCCTCTAC
- a CDS encoding helix-turn-helix domain-containing protein yields MPAKAPEERAASSRALAALGAEVRRLRHAEGATLAELAARTGLSARFLVSLEGGLGNISVVRLLALARALGVRAAELVDAAELASDRGPRVVSLVGLRGAGKTTVGAALARALRVPFVELDVRIAERAAMSLGMVFEMHGEAYFRRLEREVLTDFLAEGRPAVLATGGSLVTARDTYATLRRETHTVWLRARAEDHFRRVVAQGDGRPMKGRDDAMNELRALLRERAPLYGAAELTVDTAERDASAVTALLVERFAGLRAASAARPRSGR; encoded by the coding sequence ATGCCCGCGAAGGCCCCCGAGGAGCGCGCCGCGTCGTCGCGCGCGCTGGCTGCGCTCGGCGCCGAGGTGCGCCGGCTGCGCCACGCCGAAGGCGCCACGCTGGCGGAGCTCGCGGCGCGCACGGGCCTCTCTGCGCGGTTCCTGGTCTCGCTCGAAGGGGGCCTCGGCAACATCTCGGTGGTGCGCCTGCTCGCCCTCGCGCGCGCCCTGGGGGTCCGCGCCGCCGAGCTCGTGGACGCCGCCGAGCTCGCCTCCGATCGGGGCCCGCGGGTGGTGTCGCTCGTGGGCCTCCGCGGCGCCGGGAAGACCACCGTCGGCGCGGCCCTCGCGCGCGCGCTGCGCGTCCCGTTCGTCGAGCTCGACGTGCGCATCGCCGAGCGCGCGGCGATGAGCCTCGGCATGGTCTTCGAGATGCACGGCGAGGCGTATTTTCGCAGGCTCGAGCGAGAGGTGCTCACCGATTTCCTCGCGGAGGGCCGCCCCGCGGTGCTCGCCACGGGCGGCTCCCTCGTGACCGCGCGAGACACCTACGCCACGCTGCGCCGGGAGACGCACACGGTGTGGCTCCGCGCGCGCGCAGAGGACCACTTTCGCCGCGTGGTGGCCCAGGGCGACGGGCGCCCCATGAAGGGGCGGGACGACGCGATGAACGAGCTCCGGGCGCTCCTGCGTGAGCGCGCTCCGCTGTACGGGGCCGCCGAGCTCACGGTCGACACCGCAGAGCGCGACGCGAGCGCCGTGACCGCGCTGCTCGTCGAGCGCTTCGCGGGCCTCCGCGCGGCGTCGGCGGCCCGCCCGCGCTCCGGTCGTTGA